Proteins encoded together in one Sulfitobacter pontiacus window:
- the rpoC gene encoding DNA-directed RNA polymerase subunit beta' translates to MNQELTNNPFNPVAPMKTFDEIKVSLASPERILSWSFGEIKKPETINYRTFKPERDGLFCARIFGPIKDYECLCGKYKRMKYRGVVCEKCGVEVTLQKVRRERMGHIELASPVAHIWFLKSLPSRIGLMLDMTLRDLERVLYFENYVVIEPGLTDLTYGQMMTEEEYMDAQDAYGMDAFTANIGAEAIREMLAAIDLEAEADQLRADLKEATGELKPKKIIKRLKVVESFLESGNRPEWMIMTVIPVIPPELRPLVPLDGGRFATSDLNDLYRRVINRNNRLKRLIELRAPDIIVRNEKRMLQESVDALFDNGRRGRVITGANKRPLKSLSDMLKGKQGRFRQNLLGKRVDFSGRSVIVTGPELKLHQCGLPKKMALELFKPFIYSRLEAKGLSSTVKQAKKLVEKERPEVWDILDEVIREHPVMLNRAPTLHRLGIQAFEPVLIEGKAIQLHPLVCSAFNADFDGDQMAVHVPLSLEAQLEARVLMMSTNNVLSPANGAPIIVPSQDMILGLYYTTLEREGMPGEGMVFGSVEEVEHALGAGAIHLHSKIKARIKQIDAEGNEVMKRYDTTPGRIRLGALLPLNAKAPFDLVNRLLRKKEVQQVIDTVYRYCGQKESVIFCDQIMTMGFREAFRAGISFGKDDMLIPETKWTLVDETREQVKDFEQQYMDGLITQGEKYNKVVDAWSKCNDKVTDAMMGAISAERRNDDGAVMEPNSVYMMAHSGARGSVTQMKQLGGMRGLMAKPNGDIIETPIISNFKEGLTVLEYFNSTHGARKGLSDTALKTANSGYLTRRLVDVAQDCIVRMHDCGTETAITAEAAVNDGEVVSSLAERLLGRVAADDILRPGTDEVLVPAQTVIDERLADIIDEAAVQSARIRSPLTCEAEEGVCAMCYGRDLARGTLVNQGEAVGIIAAQSIGEPGTQLTMRTFHIGGVAQGGQQSFLEASQSGKVVFENAQTLENAAGEIMVMGRNMKLAIVDDNGDERASHKVGYGTKLFVKEGQSILRGDKLFEWDPYTLPIIAEKSGMTKFVDLTSGIAVKDETDDATGMTQKIVIDWRAAPKGNELKPEIILVDADGEPVRNDAGNPVTYPMSVDAILSVEDQTEIKAGDIVARIPREGAKTKDITGGLPRVAELFEARRPKDHAIIAEIDGYVRYGKDYKNKRRISIESSEDPDHKVEYMVPKGKHIPVAEGDFVQKGDYIMDGNPAPHDILAIMGVEALADYMIDEVQDVYRLQGVKINDKHIEVIVRQMLQKWEVQDSGDTTLLKGEHVDKQEFDQACAKALSKGGRPAQGEPILLGITKASLQTRSFISAASFQETTRVLTEASVQGKRDKLVGLKENVIVGRLIPAGTGGATQQMRKVATDRDNVVIEARREEAEAAARLAAPEPTADDVVGGDVFDNVPSDDESRS, encoded by the coding sequence ATGAACCAGGAACTGACAAACAACCCGTTCAACCCCGTCGCGCCGATGAAGACGTTCGACGAAATCAAGGTCTCTCTGGCATCGCCAGAGCGGATCCTGTCGTGGTCGTTCGGTGAAATCAAGAAACCAGAAACCATTAACTACCGGACGTTCAAACCAGAGCGTGACGGCCTGTTCTGCGCGCGTATCTTTGGCCCGATCAAAGACTACGAATGCCTGTGCGGTAAATATAAGCGCATGAAGTATCGCGGCGTTGTCTGCGAGAAATGTGGTGTCGAAGTCACGCTGCAAAAGGTCCGCCGCGAGCGTATGGGCCACATCGAGCTGGCGTCGCCAGTTGCGCACATCTGGTTCCTCAAGTCGCTGCCATCGCGCATCGGCCTGATGCTGGACATGACCCTGCGCGATCTGGAACGTGTTCTTTACTTTGAAAACTACGTTGTGATCGAACCCGGTCTGACGGACCTCACCTATGGTCAGATGATGACCGAGGAAGAGTATATGGACGCGCAGGATGCCTATGGCATGGACGCGTTCACCGCCAATATCGGTGCCGAAGCGATCCGCGAAATGCTGGCCGCCATCGATCTGGAAGCCGAAGCAGACCAGCTGCGTGCCGATCTGAAAGAGGCGACCGGCGAACTGAAGCCCAAGAAGATCATCAAGCGTCTGAAAGTCGTTGAATCCTTCCTCGAGTCCGGCAACCGGCCCGAGTGGATGATCATGACCGTCATTCCCGTGATCCCGCCAGAGCTGCGCCCGCTGGTGCCGCTGGACGGTGGCCGTTTCGCCACGTCGGATCTGAACGACCTGTATCGCCGCGTGATCAACCGGAACAACCGCTTGAAGCGTCTGATCGAACTGCGCGCGCCTGACATCATCGTCCGCAACGAAAAGCGGATGTTGCAGGAATCCGTCGATGCCTTGTTCGACAACGGCCGTCGCGGCCGCGTTATCACCGGTGCCAACAAGCGCCCGCTGAAGTCGCTGTCCGACATGCTGAAAGGTAAGCAAGGTCGCTTCCGTCAGAACCTTTTGGGTAAGCGCGTCGACTTCTCCGGCCGTTCGGTCATTGTGACCGGCCCCGAGCTGAAGTTGCACCAGTGCGGTCTGCCCAAGAAGATGGCGCTCGAGCTGTTCAAGCCGTTCATTTACTCGCGCTTGGAGGCCAAAGGTCTGTCTTCCACTGTGAAGCAAGCCAAGAAGTTGGTGGAAAAAGAGCGTCCCGAAGTGTGGGACATCCTGGACGAAGTGATCCGCGAACACCCCGTCATGCTGAACCGTGCGCCTACCTTGCACCGTTTGGGTATTCAGGCGTTCGAACCGGTACTGATCGAAGGTAAAGCGATCCAGCTTCACCCGCTGGTCTGTTCCGCCTTTAACGCTGACTTTGACGGCGACCAAATGGCTGTGCACGTGCCGCTTTCGCTGGAAGCACAGCTGGAAGCACGCGTCCTGATGATGTCGACGAACAACGTTCTGTCGCCAGCAAACGGCGCGCCGATCATCGTTCCGTCGCAGGATATGATCTTGGGTCTGTACTACACGACCCTGGAACGCGAAGGCATGCCGGGCGAAGGCATGGTGTTTGGCTCTGTCGAGGAAGTCGAGCACGCGCTTGGTGCCGGTGCGATCCACTTGCATTCCAAGATCAAGGCGCGGATCAAACAGATCGATGCCGAAGGCAACGAGGTGATGAAGCGTTACGACACCACGCCCGGCCGTATCCGCCTTGGCGCGTTGCTGCCGCTGAACGCCAAAGCGCCGTTCGATCTGGTGAACCGTCTGCTGCGTAAGAAAGAAGTGCAGCAGGTCATCGATACGGTCTACCGCTACTGTGGTCAGAAAGAATCCGTTATCTTCTGTGACCAGATCATGACCATGGGCTTCCGTGAAGCTTTCCGTGCCGGCATTTCCTTCGGTAAGGACGACATGCTGATCCCGGAAACCAAGTGGACATTGGTGGACGAAACGCGCGAGCAGGTTAAAGACTTTGAACAGCAGTACATGGACGGCCTGATCACTCAGGGTGAAAAGTACAACAAAGTCGTCGACGCCTGGTCCAAGTGTAACGACAAGGTCACCGACGCGATGATGGGGGCCATTTCGGCCGAACGTCGCAACGATGACGGCGCGGTGATGGAGCCGAACTCGGTCTACATGATGGCGCACTCCGGTGCGCGTGGCTCGGTCACACAGATGAAACAGCTGGGCGGGATGCGCGGTCTGATGGCGAAGCCGAACGGCGACATCATCGAGACTCCGATTATCTCGAACTTTAAAGAAGGTCTGACCGTTCTGGAGTACTTTAACTCCACCCACGGTGCCCGTAAGGGTCTGTCGGATACCGCTTTGAAAACAGCGAACTCGGGTTACCTGACCCGTCGTCTGGTGGACGTGGCACAGGATTGTATCGTGCGTATGCATGACTGTGGCACCGAAACCGCGATCACGGCCGAAGCGGCTGTGAACGATGGTGAGGTCGTCTCTTCGCTGGCGGAACGTCTGCTGGGTCGCGTTGCGGCGGATGACATCCTGCGCCCCGGGACCGACGAAGTGTTGGTGCCTGCGCAGACTGTGATCGACGAACGTCTGGCTGACATCATCGACGAAGCAGCGGTTCAATCCGCACGGATCCGAAGCCCGCTGACCTGTGAGGCCGAAGAGGGCGTCTGCGCCATGTGCTATGGTCGTGACCTTGCACGCGGTACGCTGGTGAACCAAGGTGAAGCTGTCGGCATTATCGCTGCTCAGTCGATCGGTGAACCCGGCACGCAGCTGACCATGCGTACATTCCACATTGGTGGTGTTGCGCAGGGTGGCCAGCAGTCCTTCCTCGAGGCATCGCAGTCCGGTAAGGTTGTGTTCGAGAACGCTCAAACCCTTGAGAACGCCGCAGGCGAGATCATGGTAATGGGCCGGAACATGAAGCTCGCCATCGTTGATGATAACGGCGACGAGCGCGCCAGCCACAAGGTCGGCTACGGGACCAAGCTGTTCGTCAAGGAGGGTCAGTCGATCCTGCGCGGCGACAAGCTGTTCGAATGGGACCCCTACACGCTGCCGATCATCGCGGAGAAATCCGGTATGACCAAGTTCGTCGACCTGACGTCGGGGATCGCGGTCAAGGATGAAACCGATGATGCAACCGGTATGACACAGAAGATCGTGATCGACTGGCGTGCAGCACCGAAAGGCAATGAGCTGAAGCCGGAAATCATTCTGGTAGATGCCGATGGCGAACCGGTCCGCAACGATGCGGGCAACCCGGTGACCTACCCAATGTCCGTTGATGCCATTCTGTCCGTTGAGGACCAGACTGAAATCAAGGCCGGTGACATCGTTGCGCGTATCCCGCGTGAAGGTGCCAAGACCAAGGATATTACCGGTGGTCTGCCACGTGTTGCGGAACTCTTTGAGGCACGTCGCCCCAAAGACCACGCGATCATCGCCGAGATCGACGGCTACGTCCGCTACGGCAAGGACTACAAAAACAAGCGTCGTATCTCGATCGAGTCGTCCGAGGATCCGGATCACAAGGTCGAATACATGGTGCCTAAGGGTAAGCACATTCCCGTTGCGGAAGGTGACTTTGTCCAGAAGGGCGACTACATCATGGACGGCAACCCCGCGCCGCATGACATCCTCGCGATTATGGGTGTCGAAGCGCTGGCTGACTACATGATCGACGAAGTGCAGGATGTTTATCGTCTGCAGGGCGTTAAGATCAACGATAAGCATATCGAAGTGATCGTGCGTCAGATGTTGCAGAAGTGGGAAGTCCAGGACAGCGGTGATACCACCCTGTTGAAAGGCGAACACGTCGACAAGCAAGAGTTCGACCAGGCCTGTGCCAAAGCGCTGTCCAAAGGCGGGCGTCCTGCGCAGGGCGAACCGATCCTGCTGGGGATCACCAAGGCGTCGCTGCAAACCCGCAGCTTCATCTCGGCGGCGTCCTTCCAGGAAACCACTCGCGTTCTGACCGAAGCATCGGTTCAGGGTAAGCGCGACAAGCTGGTTGGCCTGAAAGAGAACGTCATCGTGGGCCGTCTGATCCCAGCCGGTACCGGTGGTGCGACGCAGCAGATGCGCAAGGTTGCGACAGATCGTGACAACGTGGTCATCGAGGCCCGTCGCGAAGAAGCCGAAGCCGCAGCACGTCTGGCCGCGCCAGAGCCTACAGCCGACGATGTCGTTGGTGGCGATGTCTTCGACAACGTCCCCAGCGACGACGAAAGCCGCAGCTAA
- a CDS encoding DMT family transporter has translation MSPNLAGALFMMGSMAAFVLNDTMTKTTGGAVPLFQLLFLRGVISISLIVMLWGRLGPMHLRLSRRDWKLVAIRSGAEVGASFFFVTALFNMPLANLSAILQSLPLTVTLGAALVYREKVGWRRFSAILVGFFGVMLIVKPGTEGFNIWSIYALIAVFFVTVRDLSTRRLSKEVPSMTVTFAAVLAVTGFSTFAQFTTPWAPVSSAHWVAITAAAVFVLMGYYFSVQTMRVGDVSFIAPFRYTGLIWALILGWLVFGDWPVPSTLAGASIVAATGLFTLYRERITTRPLPPL, from the coding sequence ATGTCGCCAAACCTTGCCGGAGCACTTTTCATGATGGGCTCCATGGCGGCCTTTGTGTTGAACGACACGATGACCAAGACGACCGGCGGGGCGGTGCCCCTGTTCCAACTGCTGTTCTTGCGCGGTGTGATCTCTATCTCGTTGATCGTGATGCTATGGGGGCGGCTCGGCCCGATGCACCTGCGTCTTAGCCGGCGCGATTGGAAACTGGTCGCAATCCGGTCTGGTGCCGAAGTCGGGGCGAGCTTTTTCTTCGTGACCGCGTTGTTCAATATGCCCTTGGCGAACCTTAGCGCCATTCTGCAGTCCCTGCCGCTGACGGTGACTTTGGGCGCGGCGCTGGTCTATCGCGAAAAGGTCGGCTGGCGGCGCTTCTCTGCGATCCTTGTGGGGTTCTTCGGCGTGATGCTGATCGTCAAGCCGGGCACCGAGGGCTTCAACATCTGGTCGATCTACGCGCTGATCGCGGTGTTCTTTGTCACCGTGCGCGACCTCAGCACCCGTCGCCTGTCGAAAGAGGTGCCGTCGATGACCGTGACCTTCGCCGCTGTGCTGGCCGTGACGGGGTTTTCGACCTTCGCGCAGTTCACCACGCCGTGGGCTCCGGTCTCTTCCGCGCATTGGGTCGCCATTACGGCGGCCGCGGTCTTTGTGCTGATGGGGTATTATTTCAGCGTGCAGACGATGCGGGTGGGCGACGTATCGTTCATCGCGCCGTTCCGCTATACGGGGCTGATCTGGGCGCTTATTCTCGGGTGGTTGGTGTTCGGCGACTGGCCGGTGCCGTCAACACTCGCCGGGGCATCTATCGTCGCTGCGACGGGGCTGTTCACACTCTACCGTGAACGCATCACCACCCGCCCGCTGCCGCCGCTTTAA